One stretch of Deinococcus aerophilus DNA includes these proteins:
- a CDS encoding DUF402 domain-containing protein, which yields MLADAHPVKVERHDTANNCHHTNTGRRVVDTYRETPAGLFVARDFVGHPRIRHWQAHLLPALNLVVCHYSFHGHREHDFYIDVAQISREGAVWTVRDLYLDIVLHDGLGAEIADTDELLAAWEAGFVTPREVQRAVEVAHQTLSGLTRARYSMRGWLKTQGVVADWAGDTERVGLKTG from the coding sequence ATGCTTGCTGACGCGCATCCGGTGAAGGTGGAACGGCACGACACGGCAAACAACTGTCATCACACCAATACGGGGCGGCGCGTCGTCGACACGTACCGGGAAACACCTGCGGGCCTCTTTGTGGCCCGCGATTTCGTGGGCCACCCGCGCATCCGCCACTGGCAGGCGCATCTGCTGCCCGCCCTGAATCTGGTGGTCTGCCACTACAGTTTTCACGGCCACCGAGAACACGACTTCTACATCGACGTGGCCCAGATCAGCCGGGAGGGTGCGGTCTGGACGGTGCGCGACCTGTACCTGGATATCGTGCTGCACGATGGCCTGGGCGCAGAGATTGCTGACACCGACGAGCTGCTGGCCGCCTGGGAGGCAGGCTTTGTGACTCCACGTGAGGTGCAGCGGGCCGTGGAAGTGGCCCACCAGACCCTTTCGGGGCTGACCCGCGCCCGCTACAGCATGCGCGGCTGGCTGAAAACGCAGGGCGTGGTCGCCGATTGGGCGGGCGACACCGAACGGGTGGGCCTGAAGACAGGGTAG